One Hippoglossus hippoglossus isolate fHipHip1 chromosome 5, fHipHip1.pri, whole genome shotgun sequence genomic window carries:
- the LOC117761101 gene encoding olfactory receptor class A-like protein 1, with protein MSSEIFVRGMLYLSLTVVGVPGNAAVILAFLLLLHQENRLLPADAIVLHLACVNLLVVGVRCLLETLASFPLANVFSDTGCKAVIFVYRTSRSLSIWLTFVLSAYQCLSIAPPGSHWASARALVARYLGCVFFFLWLLNTSMSSAAILFSFGKQSNSSLTNHGINVQFCYVHFPSKLSKDANGAVQVGRDVVPMALMTLASLTILVFLYKHSRQVKGLRSSRGGGGGSGGAEQRAAKAVVALVTLYVVLYGVDNGFWVYTLTVRQTMESSLISDLRIFFSSLYAALSPVVIIASNRKVNGRLRCVVQEKPVQERATSLSTV; from the coding sequence ATGTCATCAGAAATCTTTGTTCGTGGGATGCTCTATCTATCCCTCACTGTCGTTGGCGTCCCGGGTAACGCTGCAGTCATCCTGGcattcctcctgctgctgcaccaggAGAACCGGCTCCTCCCGGCAGACGCCATCGTCCTACATCTGGCCTGTGTGAACCTGCTGGTGGTGGGCGTCCGCTGTCTGCTGGAGACCCTGGCCTCCTTCCCCCTGGCCAACGTCTTCAGCGATACAGGCTGTAAAGCTGTGATTTTTGTCTACAGGACGTCACGCTCCCTCTCCATCTGGCTCACCTTTGTCCTGAGCGCCTACCAGTGCCTGAGCATCGCCCCTCCTGGGTCACACTGGGCCTCCGCCCGTGCCTTGGTCGCCCGCTACCTGGGCTGtgtgttcttcttcctctggcTCCTCAACACCTCCATGAGCTCGGCAGCCATTCTCTTCTCCTTTGGCAAACAGAGTAACTCCAGCCTCACAAACCACGGCATTAATGTACAATTCTGTTACGTTCACTTCCCCTCTAAACTGTCCAAAGATGCCAACGGGGCGGTGCAGGTGGGCAGAGACGTGGTGCCCATGGCCCTCATGACCCTTGCCAGTCTGACCATCCTGGTGTTTCTTTACAAGCACAGCCGGCAGGTGAAAGGACTGCGCAGCAGCAGAGGCGGAGGTGGAGGGAGCGGTGGGGCTGAGCAGCGGGCCGCCAAAGCCGTGGTGGCGCTGGTGACCCTATATGTGGTCCTCTATGGGGTAGATAATGGGTTTTGGGTGTACACTCTCACTGTGAGACAGACCATGGAGTCCTCGCTGATCTCTGACCTGCGGATATTCTTCTCCTCGCTCTATGCAGCGCTAAGCCCCGTGGTCATAATTGCATCCAACAGAAAGGTGAATGGCAGGCTGAGGTGTGTGGTGCAGGAGAAGCCAGTCCAAGAGAGAGCCACGAGTCTGTCTACGGTGTGA
- the phtf1 gene encoding putative homeodomain transcription factor 1: MARIAWYQEKIGAYDQQVWEKSLEKADLNGLDRKPKKTCYIKQDLIDVDLVRGSTFSKAKPESPWAALTRKGLVRVLLFPFFFQWWIQVTSRSISSCILVLYFMQVAAVVLYLEVPGASASEVFGPICLMLLLGTVHCQIVSTESSRWPSGSPAASSTSSTTSPARRRRPKKSRGVKKSEEKNNRADTPQPGPWPFEESQRLYGNEERRNVRRSGFGASDEFSSEEEEEEEGIQPVEQMNAPAQQERHPAASALVSSVRKRKLKSNPKPQEGTGASKKAKPREVERLRPSVGSRPASDTDDTMWEELLQDPDSATTGSSDSEGNGRYNAGLALPQTTTLSSDDENLQQGITGSQLSWLQACHPSKDRVSAIIWEQGECKKADMSVLEISGIILTRVKLVEQGMGYLVFGGLMTATLALLPLAFHLAQHLDMSSLSSLALTELAQKVVGQHSVKAYAFFFITTVQRVCLTGLFFFMMCVAERTYKQRLVFAKYFSHITSARKAKKSEIPHFRLKKVQNIKMWLSLRSFLRRRGPQRSVDVIVSTIFLLALSISFIICAQLLRSHKTFLESQTNWELMVWGSSLILFLLRLATLGSETNCKYSNSSVLLTEQINLYLKMEKKPNKKEELGIVNNVLKLATKLMKELDTPFRLLGLTVNPLIYNITRVVILSAVSAVVSDLLGFNIRLWKIKP, encoded by the exons ATGGCCAGAATCGCCTGGTACCAAGAGAAG ATCGGTGCCTACGATCAACAAGTCTGGGAGAAATCTCTTGAGAAGGCAGATCTAAAT GGTTTAGACCGCAAACCAAAGAAGACCTGTTACATCAAACAAGACCTCATTGATGTTGATTTAGTAAGAG GATCCACGTTCAGCAAAGCCAAACCAGAGAGTCCGTGGGCAGCGTTGACTCGAAAAGGTCTGGTCCGAGTGCTGCTGTTCCCCTTCTTCTTCCAGTGGTGGATCCAGGTGACCTCCAGGTCCATCTCCTCATGTATCCTTGTCCTCTACTTCATGCAAG TGGCAGCGGTGGTGCTGTACTTGGAGGTCCCCGGGGCGAGTGCCAGCGAGGTGTTTGGACCCATTtgtctgatgctgctgctgggcaCTGTGCATTGCCAGATTGTGTCGACTGAGTCCAGCCGGTGGCCCTCGGGCAGTCCAGCtgccagcagcaccagcagcaccaccagcccTGCGCGCAGAAGGAG GCCGAAGAAAAGCAGAGGGGTGAAAAAATCCgaagaaaagaacaacagaGCGGACACACCACAGCCGGGGCCCTGGCCGTTTGAAGAGAGCCAGCGTCTATACGggaatgaggagaggagg AACGTAAGAAGGTCTGGCTTTGGGGCATCTGATGAGTTCtccagtgaggaggaggaggaggaggaggggatacAACCTGTGGAACAGATGAATGCTCCGGCTCAGCAAGAGAGACACCCTGCTGCATCTGCACTCGTGTCTTCTGTTAGAAAGAGAAAGCTGAAGTCCAACCCCAAACCTCAG GAAGGGACCGGAGCCTCCAAAAAGGCGAAGCCGCGAGAGGTGGAGCGTCTCAGGCCGAGCGTTGGCTCTCGTCCCGCCTCTGACACCGACGACACAATGTGGGAGGAGCTTCTCCAAGACCCCGACTCTGCCACCACAGGTAGCAGTGACAGTGAGGGGAACGGGAGGTACAACGCCGGCCTGGCTCTCCCACAAACCACCACTCTGAGCAGTGACgatgaaaacctgcagcagGGGATCACCGGA AGCCAGCTCTCCTGGCTTCAGGCCTGTCATCCATCCAAGGACCGTGTCAGTGCCATAATATGGGAGCAGGGCGAGTGTAAGAAAGCAGACATGTCTGTGTTGGAGATCAGTGGGATCATCCTCACACGg GTGAAGTTAGTGGAGCAGGGCATGGGTTACCTTGTCTTCGGTGGCCTCATGACTGCCACACTGGCACTGCTTCCACTCGCCTTCCACTTGGCTCAGCATCTGGACATGTCGAGCCTTAGCTCCCTGGCTCTGACAGAACTGGCGCAAAAGGTGGTCGGGCAGCATAGTGTCAAGGCCTACGCctttttcttcatcacaacAGTGCAAAGAGTCTGCCTCACCGGACTGTTCTTCTTCATGATGTGTGTGGCGGAGAGAACGTACAAACAG AGACTTGTATTTGCCAAATACTTCAGCCACATCACGTCAGCTCGCAAGGCCAAGAAATCTGAGATCCCTCATTTCCGGCTGAAGAAAGTCCAGAACATAAAGATGTGGTTGTCTCTTCGCTCTTTTCTCAGG AGACGAGGGCCACAGCGCTCCGTTGATGTCATCGTCTCCACCATCTTCCTTTTGGCGCTTtcaatttcattcatcatttgtgcCCAG CTCCTGCGAAGCCACAAAACTTTCCTGGAGTCTCAGACAAACTGGGAGCTGATGGTGTGGGGctcctccctcatcctcttTCTGCTGCGGCTGGCCACACTGGGCTCAGAGACCAACTGCAAATACAGCAATTCGTCGGTGCTGCTCACTGAGCAG ATCAACTTGTATCTCAAGATGGAGAAAAAGCCCAATAAGAAAGAAGAACTCGGGATCGTGAACAATGTTTTGAAACTGGCTACAAAGCTGATGAAG GAGCTGGATACTCCGTTCAGACTTCTGGGTCTGACAGTGAACCCTCTGATCTATAACATCACCAGAGTGGTCATCCTGTCCGCTGTGTCTGCTGTGGTCAGCGACCTGCTCGGCTTCAACATCAGA CTGTGGAAAATCAAGCCTTAA